In Fusobacterium hwasookii, a single window of DNA contains:
- a CDS encoding glycosyltransferase family 4 protein, with translation MNILYLSAVPFKINKNPSIYTDLIQELTNFGDKITVLSIDSGLKPFQIKKVSQKNINLMYIGSFRLYNVNIFKKGLSILSLPFFMKRAIKKIDISKFDVILYETPPITWAGIIKEIKKKNKIKSFLMLKDIFPQNAVDIGLMKKNSFILKYFKRKEKLLYKVSDYIGCMSKGNIEYIIKNNSEIPKEKLCYFPNTKKDTGNRNIGFEKEKLQFVYGGNMGLPQGVLNIAPAISYFKNDREIEFIFVGKGTEWNKINEYFKEQKNVKVLKSLPREEYEKLLSSCDAGFIFLDSRFTIPNYPSRTLAYLEKGIPIIAATDKNTDIKDLIFDNRVGLWSCSDDINSLIENIRIMKENKEKRQEFSKNARELFLKEFQVEKSVELLHKYINQ, from the coding sequence ATGAATATTTTATATTTATCAGCAGTTCCTTTCAAAATTAATAAAAACCCAAGTATTTATACTGATTTAATTCAAGAATTAACTAATTTTGGAGATAAAATAACAGTTCTATCTATTGATAGTGGTTTAAAACCATTTCAAATAAAAAAAGTGAGTCAAAAAAATATAAATTTAATGTATATAGGAAGTTTTAGGTTGTACAATGTAAATATTTTTAAGAAGGGATTATCAATACTTTCATTACCATTTTTTATGAAAAGAGCAATAAAAAAAATAGATATATCAAAATTTGATGTAATTTTATATGAAACACCTCCAATTACTTGGGCTGGAATAATTAAAGAAATAAAAAAGAAAAATAAAATAAAATCTTTTTTGATGTTAAAAGATATATTTCCTCAAAATGCAGTTGATATAGGGCTTATGAAAAAAAATAGTTTTATTTTGAAATATTTTAAAAGAAAAGAAAAATTATTATATAAAGTTTCTGATTATATAGGATGCATGTCAAAAGGAAATATAGAATATATTATTAAGAATAATTCTGAAATTCCAAAAGAAAAATTATGTTATTTTCCTAATACTAAAAAAGATACTGGAAATAGAAATATTGGTTTTGAAAAAGAAAAATTACAATTTGTATATGGTGGTAATATGGGATTACCTCAAGGAGTTTTGAATATAGCTCCTGCAATTTCTTATTTTAAAAATGACAGGGAAATAGAGTTTATTTTTGTAGGAAAAGGAACTGAATGGAATAAAATAAATGAATACTTTAAAGAACAGAAAAATGTAAAGGTTTTAAAAAGTTTACCAAGAGAAGAATATGAAAAATTATTATCAAGTTGTGATGCAGGTTTTATATTTTTAGATTCAAGATTTACAATTCCAAATTATCCTTCAAGGACTTTAGCATATTTAGAGAAAGGTATTCCAATTATTGCTGCAACAGATAAAAATACAGATATAAAGGACTTAATTTTTGATAATAGAGTAGGATTATGGTCTTGTAGTGATGATATTAATTCTCTTATAGAAAATATAAGAATAATGAAAGAAAATAAAGAAAAAAGACAAGAGTTTAGTAAAAATGCAAGAGAACTATTTTTAAAAGAATTTCAAGTAGAGAAATCAGTAGAATTACTACATAAATATATCAATCAATAA
- a CDS encoding polysaccharide biosynthesis protein yields the protein MFKDTILLITGGTGSFGNAVLRRFLKTDIKEIRIFSRDEKKQDDMRKIYGDSKIKFYIGDVRDYNSISDAMRGVDFVFHAAALKQVPSCEFYPVQAVYTNILGTENVLNSAIANKVKRVVCLSTDKAAYPINAMGMSKALMEKVIVAKGRNLDENETMICLTRYGNVMASRGSVIPLFFEQIRSGKPMTITNPNMTRFMMSLDQAVDLVLFAFENGHNGDLFIQKSPAATIQLLANTIRNLVKKPDYEIKNIGIRHGEKLYEVLMTKEEKIRAIDMGNYFRVPADSRDLNYSQYFDNGQPIEKVEEYNSDNTYQLNEEELKEMLLNLYEIQEDLKGFGVK from the coding sequence ATGTTTAAAGACACGATATTACTAATTACAGGTGGAACGGGTTCATTTGGAAATGCTGTTCTTAGAAGATTCTTAAAAACAGATATAAAAGAAATTAGAATTTTTTCAAGAGATGAAAAAAAACAAGACGATATGAGAAAAATTTATGGTGATTCTAAGATAAAATTTTACATAGGAGATGTTAGAGACTATAACTCAATATCAGATGCTATGAGAGGAGTAGATTTTGTATTTCATGCAGCAGCATTAAAACAAGTTCCTTCATGTGAATTTTATCCTGTTCAAGCAGTATATACAAATATTTTAGGGACAGAAAATGTCTTAAATTCAGCAATAGCTAATAAGGTAAAAAGAGTAGTATGTTTAAGCACAGATAAAGCAGCATATCCAATAAATGCTATGGGAATGTCAAAAGCACTTATGGAAAAAGTTATAGTAGCAAAAGGAAGAAATCTTGATGAAAATGAGACTATGATTTGTCTAACAAGATATGGGAATGTTATGGCATCAAGAGGTTCAGTAATTCCATTGTTTTTTGAACAAATAAGAAGTGGGAAACCTATGACTATCACAAATCCTAATATGACAAGATTTATGATGAGCTTAGATCAAGCAGTTGATTTAGTTTTATTTGCTTTTGAAAATGGTCATAATGGAGATTTATTTATACAAAAATCACCCGCTGCAACTATTCAATTATTAGCAAATACTATAAGAAATCTTGTGAAAAAACCAGATTATGAAATAAAAAATATAGGAATAAGACATGGTGAAAAACTATATGAAGTCCTTATGACAAAGGAAGAAAAAATAAGAGCTATAGATATGGGAAATTACTTTAGAGTTCCAGCAGATAGTAGAGATTTGAATTATTCTCAATATTTTGATAATGGACAACCTATAGAAAAAGTGGAAGAATATAATTCAGATAATACTTATCAATTAAATGAGGAAGAATTAAAAGAAATGCTTTTAAATCTTTATGAAATTCAAGAAGATTTAAAAGGATTTGGGGTGAAATAA
- a CDS encoding polysaccharide biosynthesis C-terminal domain-containing protein: MEVLVTGSSGFIGKNLLERLSRIENIKIHTFDIENKIEDLEKNIEKIDFIFHLAGINRPQNTDEFYKGNRDTVKDLISIIEKKELKIPILVTSSIQVERDNDYGKSKLEGENLLREYSAKNGASIYIYRLPNVFGKWCKPNYNSVIATWCNNIASDLDITVSDRAVKLSLVYIDDVVNTFSKHLTEKIENKEYYSIPIIYEKTLGEILDLLYSFKNNRNNLIINKVGTGFERALYSTYLSYLPKDKFSYELTEHKDNRGAFVEIIKTLDSGQFSISTSKPGITRGNHYHNTKNEKFLVIKGEAIIRFRHIYSDEVIEYPVSDKKLEVVDIPVGYTHNITNTGDSEMILVIWANELFDKENPDTYYLEV; this comes from the coding sequence ATGGAAGTCTTAGTTACTGGTTCTAGTGGTTTTATAGGAAAGAATTTACTAGAAAGATTATCAAGAATAGAAAATATTAAGATTCATACTTTTGATATTGAAAATAAAATAGAAGATTTAGAAAAAAATATAGAGAAAATAGATTTTATATTTCATTTAGCTGGAATAAATAGACCTCAAAATACAGATGAGTTTTATAAAGGAAATAGGGATACTGTAAAAGACTTAATTTCAATTATTGAAAAAAAAGAATTAAAAATTCCTATTTTAGTAACTTCATCTATTCAAGTAGAAAGAGATAATGATTATGGTAAAAGTAAGTTAGAAGGAGAAAACTTATTGAGAGAATATTCAGCTAAAAATGGCGCTTCTATATATATTTATAGATTGCCCAATGTATTTGGAAAATGGTGCAAGCCAAATTATAATTCTGTCATAGCTACTTGGTGTAATAATATAGCTAGTGATTTAGATATAACTGTATCAGACAGAGCAGTTAAGTTAAGTCTAGTTTATATTGATGATGTAGTTAATACTTTTTCAAAGCATTTAACTGAAAAAATAGAGAATAAAGAATATTATTCAATACCAATTATTTATGAAAAGACACTAGGGGAAATTTTAGATTTACTTTATTCTTTTAAAAATAATAGAAATAATTTAATTATAAATAAAGTTGGAACTGGTTTTGAAAGAGCATTGTATTCAACATATTTATCATATTTACCAAAAGATAAATTTTCTTATGAATTAACTGAACATAAAGATAATAGAGGAGCTTTTGTAGAAATAATAAAAACTCTTGATAGTGGACAATTTTCAATATCTACTTCAAAACCTGGAATAACAAGAGGAAATCATTATCATAATACTAAAAATGAAAAATTTCTTGTTATAAAAGGTGAGGCTATAATAAGATTTAGACATATATATAGTGATGAAGTGATAGAATATCCTGTTTCAGATAAGAAACTTGAAGTTGTAGATATTCCAGTAGGTTATACTCATAATATAACTAATACAGGAGATTCAGAAATGATATTGGTTATATGGGCTAATGAATTATTTGATAAAGAAAATCCAGACACATATTATTTAGAGGTATAG
- a CDS encoding acyl carrier protein, producing the protein MDILNKLQEIFRDIFDDETIILTNETTQDDIGDWDSLAQINLIVAIRKEFKVEFSMEEVGNLKSVGEIVKKIEEKL; encoded by the coding sequence ATGGATATTTTAAATAAATTACAAGAAATTTTTAGAGATATATTTGATGATGAAACGATAATTTTAACAAATGAAACTACACAAGATGATATAGGGGATTGGGATTCTTTGGCACAAATAAATTTAATTGTAGCAATAAGAAAAGAGTTTAAGGTAGAGTTTTCAATGGAAGAAGTTGGAAATTTAAAAAGTGTAGGAGAAATAGTAAAAAAAATAGAAGAGAAATTATAA
- a CDS encoding acetyltransferase: MKKIVIYGAGGFAKEIIWLIEEINSISKEWELLGIIDDNLDNFGREINNYKVLGGKDCLTTLSNDIFVIIALGDGNIRKKIYEEFPNKKYATLVHPSVKMSSTNKIGKGSIICAGCNLTVNITIGEHSNINLDCTVAHDCKIGDFVSVFPQVAISGSVKIGSNTTVGTGSVIVQKLIVGENVTIASMSNVTKNISDNSIALGNPIKIIKK; this comes from the coding sequence ATGAAAAAAATAGTGATATATGGTGCAGGTGGGTTTGCTAAAGAAATAATATGGCTTATAGAAGAAATAAATAGTATAAGTAAAGAATGGGAATTATTAGGAATAATTGATGATAACTTAGATAATTTTGGAAGAGAAATAAATAATTATAAAGTTTTAGGGGGAAAAGATTGTTTGACAACTTTATCAAATGATATTTTTGTAATAATAGCATTAGGAGATGGAAATATAAGAAAAAAAATTTATGAAGAATTTCCTAATAAAAAATATGCAACCTTAGTACATCCAAGTGTTAAGATGTCTTCAACAAATAAAATAGGTAAAGGAAGTATTATTTGTGCAGGTTGTAATTTAACAGTAAATATAACAATAGGAGAACATAGTAATATAAATTTAGATTGCACAGTTGCACACGATTGTAAAATAGGAGATTTTGTAAGTGTGTTTCCACAAGTTGCAATTTCAGGTAGTGTAAAGATAGGCTCAAATACAACTGTTGGTACAGGGAGTGTAATAGTTCAAAAATTAATAGTGGGAGAAAATGTGACTATTGCTTCTATGTCAAATGTAACTAAAAATATTTCTGATAATTCTATAGCATTGGGAAACCCAATAAAAATTATAAAGAAATAA
- a CDS encoding VOC family protein, protein MKFHHIGICCKNIEKKINSIEKIHKIVKKTKILYDPLQDANLCMITLEDGTNLELVSGKVVEIFLKKKIDYYHICYEVTDIEDEVEKICSNGGVQISEIKPAVLFSNRRVVFFKVDYGIIELLEEK, encoded by the coding sequence GTGAAGTTTCATCACATTGGAATATGTTGTAAAAATATTGAAAAAAAAATAAATTCAATAGAAAAAATCCATAAAATAGTAAAGAAAACTAAGATTTTATATGATCCATTACAAGACGCAAATTTATGTATGATAACACTTGAAGATGGGACCAATCTAGAATTAGTGAGTGGAAAAGTAGTTGAAATTTTTTTAAAGAAGAAAATTGATTATTACCATATTTGTTATGAAGTTACTGACATAGAAGATGAAGTAGAAAAAATTTGTTCTAATGGTGGAGTACAGATTTCAGAGATAAAACCAGCTGTTCTTTTTAGTAATAGGAGAGTTGTATTTTTTAAAGTTGATTATGGAATAATTGAATTATTAGAGGAAAAATAG